Below is a genomic region from Fundulus heteroclitus isolate FHET01 chromosome 5, MU-UCD_Fhet_4.1, whole genome shotgun sequence.
aggagcaacatggcggagagcatGTCCAGCGAACTGAATCGTTCTCTTGCTAACGGCGTTATAAAGTTACtacttcactagacatgttcctctgaaaggagATGCCGTTTTGCTGTGTACTTATCCTTTGAAAATATGCGTAAGCGAGGCGACAGGTggggaggtagagagaggcgtggcttgtcacacatcttgttttggtctacaggcaGTTCTTGAGCCCCGCCTAGTGGTGAAATACcgcttattgcttctttaaatcATGAAAATTAGCATTCTAGCTAATTGGCTATTATTGGAGTAACAAACAGTTGCTTTGCAGCACCCTTACCAGGCTCTGTTTCTGATTCAGGGCCCATGGTGTATGGGATATGCTTCTGTCCCGTTTCAAAGAAGGAGGAGCTGAAGGACCTGAAAGTAGCAGGTAACTCcctattccccccccccccccatcagaaGATAAGGTTGTTGCCTTTGCTCAAACTCACCGTATCTGCTGTATTTTTACTCAAACATGCGCAGCCTTCTTTGGATAAACAGACGTGATCAGTCACTTGATCTTTTCAGCCTTGGTAATTAAAATGTGTGTCGGCCCTTCGTTAGATTCCAAGACCCTGACTGAGGCCGAAAGAGAGAATCTGTTCCAAAAACTGGACGAAGCCAATGGCTACGTCGGCTGGGCCCTGCAGATTCTTTCCCCCAACATGATCTCCACCAGCATGTTGCAGAGGTAGGGCACATTGAGGATTGtaattaaaacacacacacacacacacatactaaCGTCGTCTTTAATTTTGCTTCAAGGACGAAATACAACCTGAATGCCCTTTCACACGATACGGCCATCGGTCTGATACAGTACGCCTTGGACAGTGGAGTACAACTCAAAGAGGTATGAGGACAGGTCACTAAACAGTTTGATTTGCTTCAGCCCGGCTATTAATGCGCATTGAGCCTCCTGTGGCTTTAACATTCGACCCTTTCAATGTAATTTCACCTGCAACGTGACGTTTCATCATACGAAGGAGGAATTCATAAATCTCTGGGCCTTTGGTTGCGTATCGTGTCTGAAATGGGCCACAGATTCTGTGTTCAGTTGTAACCCGCCACGTTCCCCTCCCCGTCTTTCCCCTTGTCGCCTCCTCTCCGCCCTGCTCAACGTCTCCGATGCTCCGCAGGTGTACGTGGACACGGTCGGCCCGGCAGAGAAGTACGAGGCGAAGCTCTCGCAGCGCTTCCCCGGTGTCGAGGTGACCGTGAGGCCTAAAGCCGACTCGCTCTTCCCTGTCGTTAGCGCGGCCAGTATCTGTGCAAAGGTTGGTCCGCCATTAAGGAttgttggcatttttttttcatgttcctTCCTATTACTAGAGTTTGTTTTAGGCTATTTTCTGTCCACAGCATTTCCAAAGATAATATAGACACATTTCCTTCAGACTTTCTCTGTCTCTCCGAGGTTGGTTGTTGTGTGCTGTTGCTCCGCCATACAAAGCTTCCTGCGCCTGCGGCCTTCGCCTGCATCGGTGTTGGACcctataattaaaaaaaatacttttaagccttgctaaaaaataataatgcaagAGCTGTATAATCCACCCACATAATGCTGCAGTTGCTACTGAGCCACGTTGGGGGCATCTGCTCAGTGGGTAGAGTGGCTGTGTTGAGTTCGATTTAGATACATGTCTGGGCAAGAGACTTTAACGATAGTTCAAACAACAAAAGTAACTTCAATTAAGCTGCCAGTTTTGGGGTTTGATAGCACATTGACTTAGTGAATCACTGTCACAATGAATCAGAGCTCTTATTATGATAATGTGTTTCTCACCATAGCAATAAATGCTGATAATTGCCCCATGTGTCCTCACATTGCCTTTCTATTGCAGGTGCAGCTTTCAATGTTTTCTTCTCCGACAGCCACTATATGTCTGGGTAGATTTTGGTTTCCAGGTGCTGCTGctattcttctgttttttttgtttttagctcaTTTGACTGTGGATGAAGATACTTCATGTCCCACACCAACAATGTTCTCCTTGTTTACTTAAATTGAGGAAAAAAAGCGATGAAACGACAGCAGGCTGATTTCTGTTATCCATTCCACACATGCAGCCATACGAGACGGCGAAGTGCAAATTTGAATGAATTTCCCTGACTCAACATGTTGTGCATTAGCTTTGCTAGACCCTACGGGAGCTTCAGGTGTTCACATACAAGTACACCTCAAAGTATTACAATATCTTCAAGAagctcaatgttttttttgtggctcGTTTCAGAAACAGTCCATATGTTCttcaaaattacctttttcCTGAGGTTTTTGAGTTCTACCTGTACAGAATATGTTTTCCTGCTGGATTTTCACCGATCAACTGAGACTGCTGTCGTGGTTTTCAGGTTGCCAGGGATCGTGTTGTAAAAGGCTGGAACTTCGCAGAAGATCTGGGCGAGATCGAGACAGATTACGGCTCAGGATACCCCAACGGTAGCCACCGTCAACAAGTCTTAGGCCTTTCACGCTCATGTTTTCAGTGTGTCGGATAGAATTAGAGTCATTAAACACTGCCAAATGAAAAGCCAAAGTGATTTTTAAAACTCCTAGCAGACAAACGGATACTGCCATGATCTTGCTTTTCTGTTACCAGACCCCAAAACTAAGGAGTGGCTGCTGAAGTACCTAGACCCGGTATTTGGTTATCCTCAGTTTGTCCGATTCAGCTGGAGCACCGCACAGACGCTCATGGACAGCAAGGCAGTGACCGTACACTGGTAAGGaacctttgcatttttttatcatttgattTATGAAAGCAAAAGCTGAGAtctaaaaatgtggaaaagtattttttcttaattgagCTGATAGAAAATTGTAGGAAGGTTCTCTGTAGACTgattgttggtggaaaccacaATCCCTTTGATTTAAGATCAAACATGTCCTCTGAGGTCAGAGGGTTGACCTCAGGAGACACATTCTAGCCACTTTATAAAGAACCCTCCTTAAACCGTGTCCTTAGggatgatgatgaagaggacGGAGAGAAGGCGGCGCAGCGGCAGAACAACCGGTCCATGTTGTCTTATTTCAGCGCTTCAGCGGAAGGCGACAGAACCCAGCAGGCACACCGCTTCTTCTCTGAGAGGAGGCTGAAGagtttaaattccctctgaaaAGGCATCGGAGGATGTGAAAATATCTCCTGGAACTTATTTAGAGAATGCTCTTTTGCAGCACAAACATCTCTTCAGAGTATAATAAAACAtcagtgccacatttctcatcgAAGCAAATGGCAATCTTTGTAtatcttttttctattttttttattaaataaaatagtgtGTAAACATGTCTCTTCTGAGTTCTTGCTTAAATGGGCAGATAAGGGTTACAGCTTTTAATTACAATACTGCCCCCTAGTGTCAGTAAGACAACTGAAAAGCTGTAGATAAACCAGCAGGGGTCAGGAACACACGTGTTCTGATGATTGACAcgataaaatgttaaaaatgtttttttttttcacattgtctTTAAGGCTTCACACTTTTCCTTATCTTGCATGCCTTTATTTCAGCCAGTCCTCTCCTTTGATTTGACAGAGGCAGAGTTATGAGGTTACATGGACCACTATATGGTAACTATCAGagtctttacaaaaaaagtaatGTGTAACACGATctactgtgttttatttaaaacagaaaagcaacaattcTCCCCGCTGCTGCTAAAATAGGTCAGTAACTTGATAGAATCGGCTGCTTTTCCTTAGAAAACTGCTGATTGGTACAATAAACTGAGGTTGACTGCACTAATTAATGACTGGgattaaatgtgatttatatGATTATTTCTGCACAGTCAAGTTGCATATTGTGCATCGTCACTGTAGATCGGGGTCCTCAACCTTAGTTCTTCTAGGGCCATTGTCCTGcaattttcttcaaaatacctgaatcaaataatcAAGCCATTAGCAGGATTTTGGAGAGCTTGACTACAGActgaggtaattcagccatttgagccaggtggaccagggacacatcaaAGTATAGAGGACGAGTTGAAGTCTGGTAGATGAATTAAAATTAGATGAGATTATTACACTTGCAATGAAACAGGAAGTTCTTACTTGGTTTATGATGCACTGAGCAGAAAGTGCTAAATGTCGTTTTCAAATGCTTGTTCCACAGAATAAAACTACAATGTCTCAATAATTGCAATACTGCAATCACAAAGGACTGATTGGACCCATCATTTAGTagtgtagtgtgaagcgctatacaagtacaagccatttactattttaccatgatttattttttatttattgtttttaatttttttttttttttttttttttggtggggggaTTTAAGTCTGGGGCATCCACACTTGGTATATTAATAGTATATTTGGCCAGTTGGTGACTGAACTGTCCTTAATGATCACACAGGACATGTATCTTATGTGACTGAGACGCTAAAGCTCATAGATGGTGGTGGGGACATTGTGTGATAGTGTCTGGAAAATATAGGTTTATCATTATCACTTTTAGAATAGCatttaataatactttttatttcaagcgcctttcaaaacactcatggacactgtacaggtaaaaacaataatttgtgAGCAATAGTATTGCAATGAAACGGTTTCCTGATATGTAGATCTGTTCTGCTCTTTATAAATGAGTACAAATGAAGCCAGCTGTATCCACTTCAGCATCCTTTAGTTTGAGCTACAAAATAACAgcgaaaaacataaaaatagtgGATTTGCTAATTTGGTCAGCCTTGTTTGACCTTGTTTGTCAGCTCAGCAggaaatactgtgacgtaattgttctGAAAGcggaacagagaaaactgaatggcctTACCAGAATATAACGATGCCTGTGCAGCTCCTGGAGAGAATAAATTCTAGTTTTCTGCACTCCtaagactccaagtacacaacaaaatgtatttaagggctcaAAAAGTGAATTTAGCATGATATgtcatctttgaaaaaaaagatccaGTTCCACACCGGGACTCTCCATATGCGGtgttacagaaaatatttgCCATTTTGAAACCTTGAAACAAGAAATCAGGCCATGTCCAGTTATAATAAAGTGAAACATTAACTTTGAGGAAAATCTTTTAACATTCATTCATCTGCCTGGAGGCAGCAGTTTATAAGTCTTCTCAAAGGCCACAGTTCCAATACTTTCCCTCTTCTTAGGGACAAGACAGTCCAAATACAAAGCCAGAATCGTGTTGCATGTGATTCTACATAACGGTTTCTCAGCAACAATAAATGTTAGACTTCCCCTCAGGAGGTTGGTGTCAGGCAAATCTATATCAAACGCACCATGGGGTATTTAGTTGTGTTCTCAGCTGCTACACATTCTGAATAAAGTCAACTTTTCCAGCAGTTTTACACGTTCTGTTCGATGGTATGACAACAATTATTAGGTAACACTTAGAAGAGGTTTGCTGCTATATTACTGCATTATTAACAAAGCATATTGTTTGATGGCTGGAAATCAGAGAAGTCTCTTGGTCCTTTCTCATGCCCTAGAGCatgggttcccaaagtgggggtcgggACCCGCCCAGGGGGTCAAAAGACACCTGTTGGGGGTCGCGAGATGATTTGATGCGAATGTGCCAAAAAGATTTAGCATTATCTTATTTGTGAAACTGGAATCAAAGTATAACAATACAAGATGCTCCATATCTCTCAGTTTAACGCAAGAGGAAGGCTGCACTTTCTTGTAAGAGTTCTTacaaaaatatgactttattcttgtaattttacaattttattcttataattttcaaagaaatatttaataaaaatccaaCTTGCCAAAATTGGGTCACCAGCctctggcactgttattttgggggtctccggttgaaaagtttgggaaccactgcccTAGAGGTCTCTCCTGCTCGTTCCCCAGACTTTTCATGTCTCACACTAAACATGCAACCCGACATCATGCTTACAAGAACACAAGCTAGCAGACTAGAGCCCGATTTACATTGTTTAGCGCAAACAAAGTTCTTGTTAGAGCACCTAACTCATGTTGTAGCTATCAAAGGCATATTCATCCGTTCGAGTCTTTTAGTCCCCATGAGGCTTTTGTCTGGACTCCTGGATCCTCTTCCCACAGTTCATAGCTAAGGTGGAGACAGCAAACGAAGAGAGGATCACGATCGAAGTCCCCACAAAGTGAGATGAGGCGCCTCTGGGGGCCGCTCGCATGGTTCTCCTGAGCAGAGCTTCTCTGTCGAAGGCAGCGCTGGCATCCACCGCCTGGGCTGTAGGATCCATGTTGAGAGATGGTGGCCGGGTGGAAGAATACTGAAGCCGAAGCTGAGATCAGAGGCTCGGGACGGGCTGCAGCCTTAGCAGGAGGTGTCCGATTCTTCCTGTACTGACCAACCTCTTTCAGGTGTGGCTTGGATGGGTATGATCCAGTACGTCCCTCAGTTCCTGTGTGGCACATCCATTTATAACTATCTGAGGAGGTTCCTCTTATCCCTCTAAGAAGTCCGGGTTCCTGCTACGTCAATGGGATCAGAGGTAGTTAGCCCAGTTGCCTACAGTGGGCTAAGCTGGTTATCTATGCTCAGCTTAGGAGTGAGTAATGTAATGCTGTTAGATCATCCTGCCATTGCAGACTTTGCACTGCAAATATCCAAAAGAAGCTATTTTCAACAAAGACAGGATAATACCAGGAGACTGAGGTTCACACCCTCAcgcccttaaaaaaaaaataaaggcctATTTATTACAGGTATATATACATTTCATTGGCTGAAGTGGTCTTTACTATTAATACAGCAGTGAAAGAAATCATAGCGAAGGATTCTCCTCTGTGCACATGTGGTTGTCCAGACAAAATGGGATTTTGAAATATTTGCAGCCATTTTAGTTTGCCGCgtattatcaggtgtgactaatGCAGCGTGAGTCATTTTAAACGAGTAGCCAGGACTTTGTGACCGTCCAGTACCGTGTCTGCTTTAATCCACACTGATTTAAAGACGTAGACATCTACGTGGGAACACGCCACGCAGGTTCCCGGCCACGGGATCAGCTATCAGAGCTCGTTGTTTATCGGGGAAATGAACGTGTAAAAGTCAGTTCATCTATTGTTAATACTGCTTAAATGTTTTCCCTGTTCACATTTGACAGACCACGAAAAACACCCAGCTGTTGACCTCACTGTTGCATGTTTAGGGTCGGCGTTCTGCTGGAGGGTGAACCTCTGCCTCAGTCTCGAGTCTttttcagcctctaacaggttttacTCTAGAACTGTCCTCTGTCTAGCTCTATCTGTCCTCCCCTGTCCCTGCTGGAGGAAAACATCTCCGCAGCACAGCTACCATCACTACGACTCACTGGGCGGAGGGTGTGTTCAGGTATACAGTTGTCCTCCACACTTAATGTTATGCatgtggtacaaaaaaaaatctagttttgGTCTCATGGAACTAGAGCCCCTTCTCCCATAGTTTTCTTCGTCTTCTACATAACATGGCAAATTGGAAGTAGGACTTCttgtgtctttattttatttctttttgtcacTCATCCTGTAAGGCTGTGggctgtggatctttgcagtgCCTGCAAAAATAATCAtgtctgcttctctgatcaatgtcCTCTTTGCCCAGCTCGTTGGTCAGTGAACGCGTACTGGTGGCCTGGGGGCCACATCCACCGGCCCCCAAAATATTTCTgaattcagttaaattaaattttattgatatagcactaattcatgaaacatgtcatctcaaggcactttccaaagtcaaattcaatcagattacacagattgggtcagattatacagattggtctaaAAAATCtcatatctaaggaaacccagcagattgcatcaagtcttgacaagcagcattcactcctaaagaagcgtagagccacagggagagtcgtctgcattgtccatggctttgcagcaatccctcatactgagcatgaagcaacagtggaaagaaaaactcccctttaacaggaaggaaaacctccagcagaaccaggctcagtatgaacggtcatctgcctcgaccaactgggggttagagaagaatTCAGGAATAGCATAGTGAAGTGAAATATATCccattttgttaatttattttattttgtgaaagcATCTGGCCCTCAAATTGTCTGCCGAGAACAATTGTGGCCCTCAGATAAATGTAATTGATGACCCCTGGTCTAGGTGGACAGCTGTTGGTAGGTTTGAAGTATTTCCACATGTAACTAGTCTCTTTATTGATATTTGTATAATTACACAAATTGCAGTTGGTTGTTCATACCTGACTGTTCCTGTGTTCCCGGTTGTCTCTTGTATTGGGGATTTAGTCGTCCACTCATGTCACGCTTTCTTCTTTTGTCCAGTGTTCTCTAGAACCACTATTAAATCTCCATATTCCATTTccccttctcttttttttatttgtccctctgggaagaggtgaGTTTTAAATTTCTCTGCataccttttatttttactgtaaatgtttattttccttctgtTAATGAATGATAAGCCTTTGGAGATTGGCACTTGAGGCGTTATTACGGTGTAATAATGACTTATTGGTTATTGGATGGTGCGAATTGCTTAACTTTGTTATAATCACAATGTGTGACATATGTTAACttgtaaatattgttttgtgGGCTGGAGAGCTGTGGCACATGCAATATGCTTATGTAAACATACTTTTATTGGCAATTCTAATAAATGGAGAGCACCTCCCAATGAATTCCCGGATCTTCTAATCATCACACACAACGCAGAAGTTAACCGGTCACACATCTCCTTTCCATTTTTGCATGGTAAATGTTATCTAACAAACTTGTGACACCTTCACTGAACAGCTGAAGACCAATGTGCACaatgcttttcagatttttgtttgtaggAAATATTTAATCCGTTTACTTCCAACGTGTAGTCCATTACACAATAATCCATTACTATAGCTTAAAGTCGggggttgtaatgtgacaaaatgtaaaaagggtCCAGGGTTGTGTATGCTTTTGTAAAGCTCGGAAAACTTGTttgaaaaaaggtaaaaacttaAACTTTGTATTTAAGAGTGTTGGCCAGACaacacaaaaaatgtgaatgctTGACTTAGGCACTTAGATTTTGATAATGTAGAAAAAGCTTTAATTACTTCTGGACTATAAAAAATAAGCCATAAAGTTTAGTGCTACTAAAACCTTGAGTTTTCTTGGTCAGATGTAACATAATAATCGGCACCTCAGAGCCACCGTCTCGTCAGCATGACCCAGGTTACAAGAGGTCAGGAAGGGTTCTAATCCAATAAGCTGTTACAGGCAGTTCTGGTTTCTTTTATAGGATCCCGTATGATTGTGCTAATTGGATTCCACTTGTTTTTCCAACACCAACACACAGGCATAACCAATGAATGACATCCTAGCGGTGGGTCCACCTTTAAATATCTACATAAACAATCACCAAATGAGTAACAGCTATGTTTGAATGGCTCAACAGCTGATAAAAGATGAAGACTAAAAACAATTCCCCCTAAAAACAATATGCAGAAAAGTGCAAAATCCTTAATTTAATTTAGCCTTTAAGACGCcaaacatttctgtcattttcaaaGGTGTTCAAACTTTTTTAGGCTTTCTAAAACGAATGTCTGGTCAAGATACTGTTCATTTTTCACAGGAATATTTTGTTTCTCTCTTTGGTGACTCCACCTTACTCTGAGAGTGATCCCTAAAGTGAACAGATGAAAAAGTGCAGTGTatacacataaaatcccagagaaagaaagaaaatatatataatatggaCCTTTTGGCACAAGGTGTTTCACAAAAAGTCATTGGTTGAAAGCCTGACCTACAGTAGATGATCCGCTAAAGGATGATGGATAACCTGGAGTATAATCGGTCTTACCTGCTTGTTAAAGACACGACTGCCAGATGCTAGTCATCTGCTAGAGACAGTCTTGCAGACCTAACCATTCTTTGGCATGTGATTAGTTTTCTCATcttcttaaaacatttaaaatgattgaGAAACTATGGTTGTAAAATCAATTAACGTGCAACCAGAGTCCAAAAACCAATGAAAGActttaaaaaagtctgaaaaaaatTAGCAGCGCCATGGATGATTTCAAGAAAGACTGGCTTCTCTGAAGCAAGATGAAATGACAGAGATTATTTCTAACTTTTGTCTTTATACTGTTGTGTTCAGAGTTACTGCAGTCCAATATCACCTCAAAATGGATCACTTTTTGGGTAGAAATTATATTTCTGCATGGCATATCATTTACCAGAAGGTAGCTGGTTTTAGTGCAATCCTTACTGGAATGTGCTGTTCCAGACATTCATCACTAAAACCTCGTACTTTGATTAAGAAGGTGATTGTAGAGGGGAAAGCTTAGCATCAAGTGCAGAAAATTATAGGCTGCTAGGTTAAATTGATATCAAATGCGTTAGAACGGAAATCTAAACCCGAAAGACAAAGGAGGAAACCAAAAACTACAATTTAAATGTCATCGAAGGATCCCCAAAATGGCGAAGAGTCAGCCAACAATCAGCTTCAGAATTATTAAGGAATAGGACTGAAGAGGTCACGGTTTGCCAAAGACCACATTGAGAAATTGGGCACATTTGGTGTATTAACGACAGCCAGTTTGGTTCTTGGAGCTGAACACACTTCATCTGACGTCCCCAAGCACtaaattaaagctgcagtgtCCTGTGAAGCACAGTGCCTCaggcatcatgctatggggatgTTTCTCATAAAATGGTTTCGGGCCAGTTTGTCACATAGAAGGCATCAGTTTGAGTAcattaaaatacacaaagaGTACACATGCAGAAGAACTGCCCTGAAATCAGTGATTCAACAAGTCAATGACACTGAACACACCAGTGAGCAGGATCATTTTGGGTAAGTTCTACAACAACCAACCCATCCCTTAAACTAGACCTTAAtctgacaaaaaatattgagaGGCAAGattatttattctgtttctaagggcaaaaaacaaacaagc
It encodes:
- the rnaseh2a gene encoding ribonuclease H2 subunit A; translated protein: MDLKQFEADNSGSCRLASGIPDVCRTEDCCLGVDEAGRGPVLGPMVYGICFCPVSKKEELKDLKVADSKTLTEAERENLFQKLDEANGYVGWALQILSPNMISTSMLQRTKYNLNALSHDTAIGLIQYALDSGVQLKEVYVDTVGPAEKYEAKLSQRFPGVEVTVRPKADSLFPVVSAASICAKVARDRVVKGWNFAEDLGEIETDYGSGYPNDPKTKEWLLKYLDPVFGYPQFVRFSWSTAQTLMDSKAVTVHWDDDEEDGEKAAQRQNNRSMLSYFSASAEGDRTQQAHRFFSERRLKSLNSL